In the genome of Populus nigra chromosome 19, ddPopNigr1.1, whole genome shotgun sequence, the window GAAGTTGATTTGATCCTAAGTTATTCTTATCGAAACTAATAGCTCGGAAGTTGTCAGAATTAAGTAGCTTGAGAAGAAcacaaggggaaaaaaacagaggcCTGAATGAGTAGAATTTCGTAGGCATACCCCTCTCCTCCACCCCCCAGAGGCAACAAATGTCTGATAGGATAACGATCAGAGTGTGTAAGGTGTTACATAAATTtgtacagaaaagaaaaaacacaaatcagGGAACTTCAGATAGTGTCAGCCCAGGCCTGTAGAAAAGAAATGATTGTATAAAATCCTCTTAAGAAATTGTTTGGTCTGGTCATttctttcttaatgttttttgtgtttcttttagGCATTTCCAAGAGATTCACCCTTGGCCATTGATATGTCTACTGCCATTCTCCAACTATCTGAGAACGGCGAGCTTCAGAAGATCCATAACAAGTGGTTGCAAAGAAAGCTCTGCAGTTCCCGGGACATTGGGTCGAGTGCAGATCAACTACAGCTACAAAGCTTCTGGGGGCTTTTCCTCATTTGCGGGATTGCATGTGTGCTTGCTCTCTTGATCTACTTTTGCACCACATTTCGCCAATTCAGCCGGCACTTCCCTGAAGAATCCGATTCTTCTGTCCAAAGCCACTCTCGCTCCAAACGTCTTCAAACATTCTTATCATTTGCTGATGACAAGGTGGAACAATGGAAGAAGAGCAAGTccaagagaaaaagagaagatgaATTATCAAATCGGAGTGGGGAGGGAAGCATGTCAGTTAATAGATCTGAAAGAATCCAAAGGCACATTTCTCGGGAAAGAGAAAATGGTGATACTTGGCTGCATTAATTGGtcatatgataatttatttacatgacCATATATCTAGGGAGCCACTTAATCCTCCATAGTTTTTTCAAGGAGCTACTTGTTACTACATACTCTCTCACATGAGATAGATTATAGCTTGCAGTTATTTCAACTTGCCAATCAATTGTCTGTATACATAATCAATACAAGAGCAGGCAGCTTGTGTTGTATGAAAGAATGGAAATACTCTAATGATGATGCTAATGATACATGCATGGAAAATGCTGAAACCAGCAGCATTCTTCTCTTCTGTATTCCTCGTGATTGGTATgcttgaaattaaggttgaggAACTAATATGAACAGCCTTAAAAACATGGAGAACTACATGAATAATTCACCTCTCCCTTTAAAAACGACTGGATTCTAAAACCCTTGCGTTTTTTACTCActaaaaagtgaaaaaagcCTCCCTTTCTCCCTCTACAACCACAAAAATGGCAATATGTTGTTTTCCATCTCCTTTGAAACCTATAACCCCAGCAACTCCATTAACAAATCTTAAACCCAAAAGACCAGACATCCTTCGCTGTAACTTCTCTCTGCCCACCATCACAACCACCGAACCCGAGCCAGTTTTCACATCCGTCAGATCCTTCGCACCTGCTACTGTCGCCAACCTTGGCCCTGGCTTTGATTTCCTTGGATGCGCCGTCGATGGCCTCGGCGACTTCGTCTCTCTCCGTGTCGACCCCTCTGTCCACCCCGGCGAGCTCTCCATCTCCGATATTTCGGGGCCCAAAAAGCTCTCCAAAAACCCACTCTATAACTGTGCTGGCATCGCTGCTATCGCCACCATGAAAATGCTCAACATTCGCTCTGTGGGTCTCTCTCTTTCCCTCGAAAAGGGCCTTCCTTTAGGATCCGGACTCGGGTCCAGCGCTGCCAGTGCTGCGGCGGCGGCTGTGGCTGTGAATGAGCTGTTTGGAAGAAAATTGGAGGTGAAAGATTTAGTCTTGGCTGGATTGGAATCAGAAGCTAAAGTTTCAGGTTACCATGCTGATAATATAGCGCCAGCAATAATGGgtggttttgttttgattagaaGTTATGATCCGCTAGAGTTAATGAGTTTACAATTCCCAGTTGAAAAAGATTTGATCTTTGTTCTTGTTAGTCCTGATTTTGAAGCACCAACTAAGAAAATGAGGGCCGCATTGCCTGCTGAAATAGGGATGCCACACCATGTGTGGAATTGTAGTCAAGCTGGGGCTTTTGTGGCTTCAGTGTTGCAAGGGGATTTGGTGGGACTGGGGAAGGCATTGTCAAGTGATAAAATTGTGGAGCCTAAAAG includes:
- the LOC133680280 gene encoding homoserine kinase, whose product is MAICCFPSPLKPITPATPLTNLKPKRPDILRCNFSLPTITTTEPEPVFTSVRSFAPATVANLGPGFDFLGCAVDGLGDFVSLRVDPSVHPGELSISDISGPKKLSKNPLYNCAGIAAIATMKMLNIRSVGLSLSLEKGLPLGSGLGSSAASAAAAAVAVNELFGRKLEVKDLVLAGLESEAKVSGYHADNIAPAIMGGFVLIRSYDPLELMSLQFPVEKDLIFVLVSPDFEAPTKKMRAALPAEIGMPHHVWNCSQAGAFVASVLQGDLVGLGKALSSDKIVEPKRAPLIPGMEGVKKAALEAGAFGCTISGAGPTAVAVVDSEERGVEIGERMVETFWKEGNLKAVASVKRLDRVGARLVGSVPR